The following proteins are co-located in the Coleofasciculus chthonoplastes PCC 7420 genome:
- a CDS encoding serine/threonine-protein kinase, producing MIYPNLLLQNRYRVLRTLGKGGFSQTFEVDDQGIAKVLKVLNLDRFYSHDAKEKAISLFQREATVLSRLQHPGIPRVESDGYFVWSQGTEVSLHCIVMEKIEGLTLKQWRSRRNKPLLSLTQNQAIAWLKQLVDILEQLHKQELIHRDIKPSNIILRPNGQLALIDFGAVREITETYLQRQKQDETGTVIISSGYTPPEQMEGKAVAQSDFFALGRTFVYLFTGKSPNDFESHPRTGKLQWRESAPQVSKELADLVDYLMATFPGQRPQTPAMIRRCIEDIIAPTPSLPPPAPIPIKKRSPIQSKAKGLMSLITQLLPISTSPNPWEKVKLRRTLSGHTDEIRAIAISPDGKTLVSGSYDKSIKLWALRLGKPLHNLTGHSHRVTCVAISPNGQILASGSYDKTIKLWSLSTGKLLNTLVSRADRVRGIVFSPNGQILISSGDCEIKLWAVRTGKLLRILAGNSNSARHIAFNPDSHSCAVGSLNGTLELWNPHNGKPLMTFTNQSTSITCLEFSPDGLILASGSSRAITLWNPQSGKLLRTFAPESPGVAALAFSPDSQVLASGSGALIELWDVQNGQRLTKLSGHAQPVRSLGFSPHGDILVSAGSDRKIKLWQSV from the coding sequence ATGATATACCCCAACCTGTTGCTTCAAAACCGTTATCGAGTCCTGCGAACACTCGGTAAAGGTGGGTTTAGTCAAACCTTTGAAGTCGATGATCAGGGAATTGCCAAAGTTCTGAAAGTTCTGAATCTGGATCGGTTCTATAGCCATGATGCGAAAGAAAAAGCTATATCCCTCTTTCAGCGGGAAGCCACAGTCTTGAGTCGGCTTCAGCATCCCGGTATTCCTAGAGTTGAGTCAGATGGCTATTTTGTCTGGTCACAGGGGACAGAAGTCTCCCTGCACTGCATAGTCATGGAGAAAATTGAGGGGCTTACGTTAAAGCAGTGGCGATCGCGTCGGAACAAACCGCTTCTGAGTCTAACTCAAAACCAGGCGATCGCGTGGTTGAAACAATTGGTCGATATTTTAGAACAACTGCACAAACAAGAGCTAATCCATCGAGATATCAAGCCCTCCAATATTATTCTGCGACCCAATGGGCAACTGGCATTAATTGACTTTGGGGCGGTGCGGGAGATCACCGAAACCTACTTACAACGGCAAAAACAAGATGAAACCGGCACCGTGATTATCTCCAGTGGGTATACACCACCGGAACAAATGGAAGGTAAAGCCGTGGCGCAATCAGATTTCTTTGCCCTAGGTCGCACCTTTGTCTATTTATTCACAGGCAAATCCCCCAACGATTTTGAGTCTCATCCCCGGACGGGCAAATTGCAATGGCGAGAGAGTGCGCCGCAAGTTAGCAAAGAATTAGCGGATTTAGTCGATTATCTGATGGCGACGTTTCCCGGTCAACGCCCGCAAACCCCAGCCATGATTCGCCGTTGTATTGAAGACATTATTGCGCCCACCCCCTCCTTACCGCCACCAGCACCGATTCCGATCAAGAAGCGATCGCCAATTCAGTCCAAAGCCAAAGGACTGATGTCTCTGATTACTCAGTTATTGCCTATTTCCACCTCACCCAATCCCTGGGAAAAGGTAAAGCTGCGCCGGACTCTTTCTGGACATACGGATGAGATTCGTGCCATTGCTATCAGTCCAGATGGTAAGACGTTAGTCAGTGGCAGTTATGACAAAAGCATTAAACTGTGGGCATTACGCCTCGGCAAACCTTTGCATAACTTAACTGGACATAGCCACCGTGTAACCTGTGTGGCAATTAGTCCAAATGGTCAGATTTTAGCCAGTGGCAGTTATGATAAAACCATCAAGCTGTGGTCACTTAGCACCGGAAAACTGCTCAATACCCTGGTCAGTCGTGCGGATCGGGTGCGAGGTATTGTATTTAGTCCTAACGGTCAGATCCTCATCAGTAGTGGGGACTGTGAAATTAAACTCTGGGCGGTACGGACGGGCAAACTGCTACGTATTTTAGCCGGAAACTCCAATTCAGCCCGACATATTGCCTTTAACCCCGATAGTCATAGTTGTGCCGTGGGCAGTTTGAATGGCACCTTAGAACTGTGGAATCCTCATAATGGTAAACCGCTAATGACGTTTACCAATCAATCGACGAGCATTACTTGCCTAGAATTTAGCCCAGATGGTCTGATCCTTGCCAGTGGTAGCAGTCGGGCAATAACCCTCTGGAATCCTCAATCGGGTAAACTATTACGGACGTTTGCCCCCGAGTCACCAGGGGTGGCGGCTTTGGCATTTAGTCCCGATAGTCAAGTTCTCGCCAGTGGAAGTGGTGCGCTAATTGAATTGTGGGATGTTCAAAATGGTCAACGATTAACTAAGCTGTCAGGACATGCCCAACCCGTTCGTTCTCTAGGGTTTAGTCCCCATGGGGATATTCTCGTCAGTGCGGGGAGCGATCGTAAAATTAAGCTTTGGCAGTCAGTTTAA
- a CDS encoding NB-ARC domain-containing protein, giving the protein MPTLKASQWGLAKIKQARNEKGWSWSLDDDDTCLLEASRILEPDKPWYTGGPYATGLSQGTWKRFLAGRQPISAHAFKAYCHVLGLNWEEIVDQGKTTPSNSRSHQDWGETIDISIFYGRTSELKQLDQWIVKERCRIVALLGMGGIGKTALAAKVAEQVQSSFEYVIWRSLRHASPLGDLLTEIIDFLSEGKERESPDTTNGQISQLMDYCQRHRCLLLLDDVETIMSSGRLAGHYREGYQDYGELIRRMAEERHQSCLLLISREKPIEIASLAGTKLPVRELKLKGLSAEDAKRILETKGFSSLKSSADALIQLYRGNPLALKIMATTIQEIFDGNISEFLEQSTLIIGDILPNVFNQQFQRLSPLEQEIIYWLALENQPLSISEFKEAMKFSVTSLSKLLAALESLKRRSLLEKEPNAEANEAIFTIQPALLKYATNQFIDQVCQQISTVCQTKSVSQLGLLRSHALVKEQVSDDLKTLQIRLILTRVRDRLYVLKDTERLDDQLKAILSILEGTSDQMVGYARLNTINLLDAIEGRL; this is encoded by the coding sequence CAAGCAAGCCAGAAATGAAAAGGGGTGGAGTTGGAGTCTTGATGATGACGACACCTGCTTGCTTGAGGCTAGTCGAATACTGGAACCGGATAAACCGTGGTATACTGGCGGACCTTATGCCACTGGACTCTCCCAAGGGACATGGAAACGGTTTTTAGCCGGAAGACAACCCATTAGTGCTCATGCCTTTAAAGCATATTGTCACGTTCTAGGACTCAACTGGGAAGAAATTGTCGATCAAGGCAAGACGACACCCTCCAATAGTCGTAGTCACCAAGATTGGGGAGAAACCATTGACATCTCCATCTTTTACGGTCGCACGTCGGAACTGAAACAGCTAGACCAATGGATTGTCAAAGAACGCTGTCGTATCGTAGCACTCCTGGGAATGGGGGGAATCGGTAAAACCGCCCTGGCAGCGAAGGTAGCTGAACAGGTACAATCTTCCTTTGAATATGTGATCTGGCGATCGCTACGCCATGCTTCACCCCTGGGTGATCTCCTCACTGAGATCATCGACTTTTTATCGGAGGGTAAGGAACGAGAGTCACCCGATACCACTAACGGTCAAATTTCGCAACTGATGGACTACTGCCAACGCCATCGCTGTTTGTTGCTCCTCGATGATGTGGAAACTATCATGAGTAGTGGCAGGTTAGCCGGACATTATCGAGAAGGGTATCAAGACTATGGGGAACTGATTCGGCGCATGGCTGAAGAACGCCATCAAAGCTGCTTATTGCTGATTAGTCGGGAAAAACCGATAGAAATTGCCTCATTAGCGGGTACAAAACTCCCTGTTCGAGAACTCAAACTCAAAGGCTTAAGTGCGGAGGATGCCAAACGCATTTTAGAAACGAAAGGATTTTCCTCCTTAAAGTCAAGTGCTGATGCCCTGATTCAGCTTTATCGCGGCAATCCTTTAGCCCTAAAAATTATGGCGACAACGATCCAAGAAATATTTGACGGAAATATTTCGGAATTTTTAGAGCAAAGTACATTAATTATTGGTGATATTCTACCGAATGTTTTTAATCAACAATTCCAACGTTTATCTCCTTTAGAACAGGAAATCATTTATTGGTTGGCACTGGAAAATCAGCCGCTTTCAATTTCGGAATTCAAAGAGGCAATGAAGTTTTCGGTGACATCCTTATCGAAACTCCTGGCGGCGTTGGAATCCCTCAAACGCCGATCGCTGTTGGAGAAAGAACCCAATGCCGAAGCTAATGAAGCGATTTTTACCATTCAGCCGGCTTTGTTGAAGTATGCCACCAATCAATTTATCGACCAGGTGTGTCAGCAAATTTCAACTGTTTGTCAAACAAAATCCGTAAGTCAACTGGGGCTACTCAGGAGTCATGCCCTAGTCAAAGAACAGGTATCCGATGATCTGAAGACGCTACAAATTCGCCTAATTCTTACTCGCGTCAGGGATCGATTGTATGTGTTAAAAGACACAGAGCGCCTAGATGATCAACTTAAAGCGATTCTTTCTATACTAGAAGGAACATCTGACCAAATGGTGGGATATGCACGACTTAACACGATCAACTTACTGGATGCGATTGAAGGCAGATTGTAA
- a CDS encoding DUF6888 family protein has product MFPTAAQASKCYLVCYALTKMYQPIFLVRIDERTGNLFILAGDDIEILIDPDGELIYDNAT; this is encoded by the coding sequence ATTTTTCCAACGGCAGCCCAGGCATCGAAGTGTTACTTAGTTTGTTATGCTTTAACCAAGATGTACCAGCCTATTTTCCTTGTTCGCATCGATGAACGGACAGGCAATCTTTTTATTCTGGCTGGGGACGATATAGAAATATTAATTGACCCTGATGGTGAGTTAATTTATGACAATGCAACCTAA
- a CDS encoding Uma2 family endonuclease has product MTTTLNQTITLTEFLNLPETKPASEFINGRIYQKPMPQGKHSRLQLKLCNTINQVAEASQIALAFPELRCTFGGRSIVPDVTVFQWERIPVDADGEIENVFALHPDWTIEILSPDQNATKVIRNILHCLRHGTQLGWFIDPDERLILVFLPGQQPLEMTGDDPLPVPEFLELNLSVAQVFSWLKAGKY; this is encoded by the coding sequence ATGACAACCACGCTAAATCAAACCATTACCTTAACCGAATTCCTCAACCTGCCAGAGACAAAACCTGCCAGTGAATTTATCAATGGTCGCATCTATCAAAAACCAATGCCCCAAGGCAAACACTCCCGGCTACAGCTTAAACTTTGCAACACGATAAACCAAGTCGCTGAAGCTTCGCAAATTGCTCTAGCTTTTCCAGAACTGCGTTGCACGTTTGGCGGACGTTCAATTGTACCTGATGTTACCGTCTTTCAATGGGAACGAATCCCCGTTGACGCTGACGGTGAAATAGAGAATGTATTCGCGCTTCATCCCGATTGGACAATTGAAATTCTCTCTCCCGATCAGAATGCGACTAAGGTGATCAGAAATATTCTCCATTGTCTAAGACACGGCACTCAGTTAGGATGGTTTATTGACCCGGATGAGCGCTTAATTCTTGTATTTCTACCGGGACAACAACCCTTGGAAATGACAGGTGATGATCCGTTACCTGTACCGGAGTTTTTGGAATTAAATCTAAGCGTTGCCCAGGTATTTAGTTGGTTAAAGGCAGGCAAATATTGA
- a CDS encoding DUF6887 family protein has translation MTMQPNFQTMSKKELRSYLLAHRDDDSAFYAYADRVYDSVATVEAAVFEWLKRQNPHQEIIKAPDKCLRFLITDKDEKVKRINVHIINSSIADYKTLLEIKIQDINSDSQKNKVDLFVVFVSENCKNALNLKRDITELHSNSVTKSARVVGYVDSDGKFKEI, from the coding sequence ATGACAATGCAACCTAATTTTCAGACAATGAGTAAAAAGGAATTACGATCCTATTTGCTGGCTCATCGAGATGACGATAGCGCTTTCTATGCTTATGCAGATAGAGTCTATGACTCTGTGGCTACAGTAGAAGCAGCCGTTTTTGAGTGGTTAAAGCGTCAAAATCCTCACCAGGAGATTATCAAGGCTCCGGACAAGTGTTTAAGGTTTCTAATCACAGATAAGGACGAAAAAGTCAAGAGGATAAACGTGCATATAATAAATTCTTCGATAGCTGATTATAAAACGCTATTGGAGATAAAAATCCAAGATATTAATAGTGATAGCCAGAAAAACAAAGTTGATTTGTTTGTAGTTTTTGTTAGTGAAAATTGTAAAAATGCACTGAATTTAAAAAGAGATATAACCGAATTACACTCCAACAGTGTTACGAAATCTGCACGAGTCGTTGGGTATGTTGACTCAGATGGAAAATTTAAGGAAATTTAA